From a single Rhodococcus qingshengii JCM 15477 genomic region:
- a CDS encoding helicase HerA-like domain-containing protein — protein sequence MTVDPKDGAAPLTPAEKAKAAKAAAAEAARIAAEAAAAAEEAEKEAAAAEAEASAGATPAAQVPSGAAAEIAAGYSSEGRALELGSVVIDGVADPTARVRIPLATINRHGLIAGATGTGKTKTLQGIAEQLSAAGVPVVMADVKGDLSGLSKAGDPSEKMKSRAVETGDDSWTPAGMPVEFLSLGTDGIGIPVRATITSFGPILLSKVLGLNETQESTLGLIFHWADTQGLALLDLKDLRSVIAHLTSAEGKADLKGIGGVSSATAGVILRALVNLEADGGDTFFGEPELETEDLLRVVGGAGVITLFELGAQAARPAMFSTFLMWVLADLFQTLPEEGDLDKPKLVFIFDEAHLLFADASKAFLQQVEQTVKLIRSKGVGVFFCTQLPTDIPNSVLSQLGARVQHALRAFTPDDQKALNKTVRTYPKTEHYDLEKALTSLGIGEAIVTVLSEKGAPTPVAWTKIRPPRSLMDTIGNDAIKAAALSSPLNQKYGQTIDRESAYEKLTAKVAGAPTADQSLDLPSLPDLPPPSPAEPEGPNIAEQILGNSAVKSFLRSAASAAGREISRNIFGTGSRRRR from the coding sequence ATGACCGTGGATCCGAAGGACGGAGCAGCGCCGCTGACGCCGGCGGAGAAGGCGAAAGCTGCCAAGGCTGCCGCTGCCGAAGCCGCTCGGATTGCAGCTGAAGCCGCTGCAGCAGCTGAGGAAGCCGAGAAGGAAGCGGCTGCCGCTGAGGCCGAAGCATCGGCCGGAGCCACCCCCGCTGCTCAGGTGCCCTCGGGTGCTGCCGCTGAAATCGCGGCGGGCTATTCATCCGAGGGGCGGGCACTCGAGCTCGGCTCGGTGGTGATCGACGGTGTGGCAGATCCCACCGCACGGGTGCGGATTCCGTTGGCGACGATCAACCGTCACGGTCTGATCGCCGGTGCGACGGGTACCGGCAAGACCAAGACGTTGCAGGGCATCGCCGAGCAGCTGTCCGCCGCGGGTGTGCCGGTTGTGATGGCCGACGTCAAGGGCGATCTCTCGGGTCTGTCGAAGGCGGGGGATCCGAGCGAGAAGATGAAGTCTCGCGCAGTCGAGACGGGCGACGATTCGTGGACTCCCGCTGGGATGCCAGTCGAGTTCTTGTCGTTGGGAACGGACGGAATCGGTATCCCGGTGCGCGCGACCATCACCAGTTTCGGGCCGATCCTGCTCAGTAAAGTGTTGGGCCTCAACGAGACCCAGGAATCGACACTCGGGCTGATCTTCCACTGGGCCGACACTCAGGGCCTCGCCCTGCTGGACCTCAAGGATCTGCGTTCGGTCATCGCGCACCTGACGAGCGCTGAGGGCAAGGCCGATCTGAAGGGTATCGGCGGAGTTTCCTCGGCGACGGCGGGAGTGATTCTGCGCGCGTTGGTCAACCTCGAAGCAGATGGTGGTGACACCTTCTTCGGTGAACCGGAACTCGAAACCGAGGATCTGCTGCGTGTCGTCGGCGGTGCCGGTGTGATCACGCTGTTCGAACTCGGTGCCCAGGCGGCGCGCCCGGCAATGTTCTCCACCTTCCTGATGTGGGTGCTCGCGGACCTGTTCCAGACGCTGCCCGAAGAGGGAGATCTGGACAAGCCGAAGCTCGTGTTCATCTTCGACGAGGCGCACCTTCTGTTCGCGGACGCGTCGAAGGCCTTCCTGCAGCAGGTGGAACAGACGGTCAAGCTCATTCGTTCCAAGGGCGTCGGCGTGTTCTTCTGCACGCAACTTCCGACCGACATTCCGAATTCGGTGCTGTCACAGTTGGGTGCGCGGGTTCAGCACGCCCTGCGTGCCTTCACGCCCGACGATCAGAAAGCCCTCAACAAGACCGTCCGCACGTACCCGAAAACCGAGCACTACGACCTGGAAAAGGCACTGACTTCACTCGGCATCGGTGAAGCCATCGTGACCGTACTCTCGGAAAAGGGTGCGCCGACGCCGGTGGCCTGGACCAAGATTCGTCCGCCGAGGTCGCTGATGGACACCATCGGCAACGACGCGATCAAGGCGGCCGCGTTGTCGAGTCCCCTGAATCAGAAGTACGGCCAGACCATCGACCGCGAGTCGGCGTACGAGAAGCTGACGGCCAAGGTGGCCGGTGCTCCGACAGCGGATCAGTCCCTGGATCTTCCGTCGCTGCCCGATCTGCCGCCACCGTCGCCGGCCGAGCCGGAGGGCCCCAACATCGCCGAGCAGATCTTGGGCAACTCGGCTGTCAAGAGTTTCCTGCGCTCGGCGGCTTCGGCTGCGGGACGCGAGATTTCGCGAAACATCTTCGGCACCGGTAGTCGCCGCAGGCGCTGA